The following proteins come from a genomic window of Pyxidicoccus sp. MSG2:
- a CDS encoding cytochrome P450, which translates to MSGRVNLLVPEVRANPYPTYAELRRSSVCQVDPGGYWVLTRHDDVVAAFKNPQVFSSIGMRVVTKPAWLGHNPFADSMIGMDPPNHTRLRTLVNRAFGPPVLARLEPRIRAFAGAIVDRIPEGTPVDFVDAFCLPLPASVIGELIGLDPTQHHLFKRWADDLTSITSIGPSPGQETARMAEIRATVKETEQYMGRVLASRRAEPRDDVVTDLINARVDGESLSDAELMNFMFLLLVAGLETTIHLMSHSLRLLMEHPDVLERLRKDTSRIPRFLEEVLRYEPPVQAIMRVTTTDTEIRGVTIPKGSPVALMMGAANRDESHFPGAETFDMDREGTNNLPFGHGVHFCLGAPLARLETRLGLEALLTRFARFTPAGPMEWNRSMTVRGPVKMPVVAHAR; encoded by the coding sequence ATGAGTGGACGTGTGAACCTGCTGGTGCCCGAGGTCCGGGCCAATCCCTATCCGACGTATGCGGAGCTGCGCCGTTCGTCCGTGTGTCAGGTGGACCCGGGCGGCTACTGGGTGCTCACCCGGCATGACGACGTGGTGGCGGCCTTCAAGAACCCGCAGGTGTTCTCCAGCATCGGCATGCGCGTGGTGACGAAGCCGGCGTGGCTGGGGCACAACCCGTTCGCGGACTCGATGATTGGCATGGACCCGCCGAACCACACGCGGCTGCGGACGCTGGTCAACCGCGCCTTCGGCCCGCCCGTGCTGGCCCGCCTGGAGCCGCGCATCCGCGCCTTCGCGGGCGCGATCGTGGACCGCATCCCCGAGGGCACGCCGGTGGACTTCGTGGATGCCTTCTGTCTGCCGCTGCCCGCGAGCGTCATCGGCGAGCTCATCGGACTGGACCCCACGCAGCACCACCTGTTCAAGCGCTGGGCGGATGACCTCACCAGCATCACCTCCATCGGTCCCAGCCCCGGGCAGGAGACGGCCCGCATGGCGGAGATTCGCGCCACGGTGAAGGAGACGGAGCAGTACATGGGCCGCGTGCTGGCCAGCCGCCGCGCCGAGCCCCGCGATGACGTGGTGACGGACCTCATCAACGCGCGCGTGGACGGTGAGTCGCTCAGCGACGCGGAGTTGATGAACTTCATGTTCCTGCTGCTGGTGGCCGGGCTGGAGACGACCATCCACCTGATGAGCCACTCGCTGCGGCTGCTGATGGAGCACCCGGACGTGCTGGAGCGGCTGCGCAAGGACACCTCGCGCATTCCGCGCTTCCTGGAGGAGGTGCTGCGCTACGAGCCGCCGGTGCAGGCCATCATGCGCGTCACAACCACGGACACGGAGATTCGCGGCGTGACGATTCCGAAGGGCTCGCCGGTGGCGCTGATGATGGGCGCGGCCAACCGTGACGAGTCGCACTTCCCCGGCGCGGAGACCTTCGACATGGACCGCGAGGGGACGAACAACCTGCCTTTCGGGCACGGCGTTCACTTCTGCCTGGGCGCGCCGCTGGCGCGGCTGGAGACGCGGCTCGGGCTGGAGGCGCTGCTGACGCGCTTTGCCCGCTTCACGCCGGCCGGGCCGATGGAGTGGAACCGCTCGATGACGGTGCGCGGCCCGGTGAAGATGCCCGTGGTGGCCCACGCGAGGTGA
- a CDS encoding LysR family transcriptional regulator: protein MNPVQDSARLARLDLNLFRVFDVVLRERSLTRAAEVLFLSQSAVSHALARLRDQLREPLFVREGRGVAPTPFAERLAPEIREALALLDGAVHHTRGFEPRRDVGHFTLAMNDLLEPSILPHLVTRLRERAPEARVASVRLDRARLERDLASGRLDLSVDVEQPTGADLRHAPLLRDTFCVVSRRRRRLDVAAYMAARHVTRSSRRTGLAVEDLVLSRLGYQREVTVRCQHYEAAFHIVSGSDLLLTMPRRRAEALHALLGNHILPMPLALPPLELHLYWHRQSDSEPRNKWLRSELLALAGELEKRAR from the coding sequence ATGAACCCAGTTCAGGATTCCGCCCGGCTCGCACGGCTGGACCTCAACCTCTTCCGGGTGTTCGACGTCGTCCTCCGGGAGCGGAGCCTCACCCGGGCCGCGGAGGTCCTCTTCCTCAGTCAGTCGGCGGTGAGCCATGCGCTCGCCCGCCTGCGGGACCAGTTGAGGGAGCCGCTCTTCGTGCGCGAGGGCCGGGGTGTGGCCCCCACGCCCTTCGCGGAGCGACTGGCGCCGGAGATTCGCGAGGCGCTCGCGCTGCTCGACGGCGCCGTCCACCACACGCGCGGCTTCGAGCCCCGGCGGGACGTGGGCCACTTCACGCTCGCGATGAACGACCTGCTGGAGCCGTCCATCCTTCCGCACCTCGTGACACGCCTGCGCGAGCGGGCCCCCGAGGCGCGCGTCGCCAGCGTCCGGTTGGACAGGGCGCGGCTGGAGCGAGACCTCGCGTCGGGGCGGTTGGATTTGTCCGTCGACGTGGAGCAGCCGACGGGCGCGGACCTGCGGCATGCCCCGCTGCTGCGCGACACCTTCTGCGTGGTGAGCCGGCGGCGGCGCAGGCTGGACGTGGCGGCCTACATGGCCGCACGGCACGTCACCCGGTCCTCGCGCCGCACGGGCCTGGCCGTGGAGGACCTGGTGCTCAGCCGCCTGGGCTACCAGCGCGAAGTCACGGTGCGCTGCCAGCACTACGAGGCCGCCTTCCACATCGTCTCCGGCTCCGACCTGCTCCTCACCATGCCCCGGCGCCGCGCGGAGGCGCTGCACGCGCTGTTGGGCAATCACATCCTGCCCATGCCGCTGGCCCTCCCTCCGCTGGAGCTGCATCTCTACTGGCATCGGCAGTCGGACTCGGAGCCGCGCAACAAGTGGTTGCGCTCGGAGTTGCTGGCTCTCGCGGGTGAGCTGGAGAAACGGGCGCGGTAG